Below is a genomic region from Sorghum bicolor cultivar BTx623 chromosome 9, Sorghum_bicolor_NCBIv3, whole genome shotgun sequence.
tttaacaaatttatttagagacacaaatattgcacatatttcgagtcaaacttgtggcacgaaaacctaaaacgacacttttttttttgacgaagGGAGTATACATGTAGCACGACTCAAAATACAACACGCATAAAGTGGGTCGATTCGACAAGACACGAAgaggatttttttaaaaaagaaaaaaaatcgaaAGGCATACACCCAAATCGTATGAACAATATGAACAGTATAACGCCGGGTTACCGCGGCGCCCTGCGTCCCGGCCTGACTCCTTCCTGCCGTCACGCCGTGCGAGCCTCGTGGTAGGGCCGCGGCGTACTGCCCGCACCCTTTTCTCAGCGCTGCACACACGGACGAGCACGGCCGTccgtccccccccccccctctctctctctctctctctgctgcGGTGGCTGCCCGGCCGGCCACGCCACGGGCGTCCTCGCGAGCACCGCCGCGCCGGTCCAAGGCACAGACGCACAgtggcacacacacacacacacacgctctGGTGGCAACGCACGGACGGGCACCGGCGTCGCGACTCGCGACGACCATATTGGGCAGGCCGCCCTTCTTGGTCGTCGTCTCCACTACTTGGATCGTCATCGTCGTCTCTCCTGCGGGTTTCGGATGCATATGGTTTACGCGCCGATCGAACGGCCTGTGGCGAGCAGTCGCTGTTGACGGTCATGGCATGTAGAGCTGGTTCCGGCACTTGCACCGCCACGCCTCCGGGTAGTACTCGGTGGTGACCAGAACCCCCGGCGGCACGGACACGTGCACCGGGTAGCACGGGTTGCAGCTGCCGCATTTGGTGGTGCACCGTGGCGGATGCGACCCCAGCCCGCCCGACAGCAGCCGGCGTCGTCGTCGCGCGATGATGTAATAAACCCGCTCCTCCTGCGTCTGCAATCACACGACAACAGAAACACAACCCATCGCTCAGGGTACAAAGTTCAATCGAGGAAAACAGACCTAACCTGCTATATGATATGGTGGAGTTTTGATTGCCGCAATAATAAATGGCAATGCATGGTATGGTCGATCGATTGCTTAGGGTGGGCCTAGTCCACGTCCACCGGGCCCTGCCGCCGTGTAACGGTGTAAGGCCTGTCGGGATGGGGAGGAGCTTTGGCTGATGGTTTTTGCGGCTGATAAAGTGGTGTGACAACTGACAACAGAACCACTGAACTATGGTTTGATAAGTTAAGCTGATATAAGTTCAATCGGGCGGTCGAACCACCATTGTGAAGCTGGCAGGAGCGAAGCTCCTGCACGGTAATGGTGATCGAGACCGGCGTGGCTCGCCACGCCCTTTTGCGAGGCGAGATCGCGGTTCACGACCCCCAGTTGCATGGTGGAGATCGACGCGTGACTGCGGCCGGCTCACAGATGCGCGGCTGCTTGGCACCGTACCGTAACGTACGTGCGATTAAGACATGTCACCTGCAACATGCTTACTACATACTCTCCAAAAAGAGTATCGTTTTAGAATTTCAGACATCTTGTTTAATTATCCGTTTTATTCCAaatttttacataaatattatatattttgttaagatctattttattattagagatattttactaataatttatttattttataatttacataaaattttttaaataagacgaacggTTAAATACGATTTTTAAAAGTAAAAAACGTCACTCTTTTGGACACGGAGGAGTAACTCTAAGCCGGCATCCAGCTAACAACCGACGGCCAAACATGAAGCGGCCATCCATATGGGGCCAAAGCCCAAAGGAGATGCCGAGATGCTCGGATGCATGATGATTTGTTCGTGTGTGCAACGGTGGTTTCCTCCTAACCTAACTTATCAGACGTACCCGTGGTGTGTTTTCGTTTAATGAATGAATGAAAAACGAGAGACGAGGAATGGACGCACCTCATCAGTCGCCACCACCTGACCGCCGGGatgggctgctcctgctgccgCTGCCACGGTCGTCCTCCCGGAATCTGTTCACGGAGAAGGAACTGAAATGAGTGATCACCAGGCTCCAAGCAGTACAACGTTGCGCTAGAAAAGGGAAACTGTGCTGCAGAACAGAAGTGCAGATTCATGCGCCTCTACTACATCTGTTGGGTCTTCTTCGTTCTCTCCAGTTATTATCAGCAAACTGCATGTGCACTCACACAGAGTACAGGCATGCAGTTCTGGGCAGCAGAAAAGAGAGGGAAAAAACACAACAAGAATCTCTATATACTTCCACCGACGAACGTACAACAAGGATGAGCACATTTTTTGAGAACAATACAATGAATTTTCCtttcttttgtttgttttgGGTACGAAAGATGAGCAAAGGCTATAGCTGAGCTTATTACCTGATGAAGCGAGTGCTGCGAGGGTACTGCAGCCACCCAGCTGTGTCCCCGTGAAACGGCTGCCGATGAAGCAGAGGGAGACGAGCAGCGCAACCACCACCGCGACGCCGCCGAGCGTCGTCGACCGCGCGGATCCGGAGCTccccctccaccaccaccacctcggcTGCTGCCTCCCCACCatgagcagcggcggcggcatcaCCTGAACCACCATTCCACCACCCACCGTACTGTACCGTACCTCTCTTGCTTTAGCTTAGCTACCAACCCAAGCTGCCGCCGGCGCGGAAGAAGACGGCTATCTAGCTGCTAGCTGCTAGCTGCTAGACCTCGGAGGTAGCAGATTGCTCGCGCGCTAGCTCTAGCTAGCGCGGATCAGGGGCTCTTGGCTGCTCGATTGGTTGGAGAAGGAAGCACCAAGGACGGACCCAACAGCAGCCAAAATGCGGAGCCGAAGAAACCCAGAAGCGGCGTCCGGGGGCCGGGGGCGAAGAGACCCGGACGAGGGGAGAGgagatgatgatgacgatgatgagcGGACGCGAGGGCGAGgcagcctgctgctgctgctctgctTTGGCTGGCCGGTGTCCCCCCCGCACGCACTGTAGCCGCATCACAGTCGGCCTCGCACTCCAGTCCAGTGCAGCtccccgcagcagcagcagcgtgcAGGAGTGTGCGGCTCCGGCACGCACGGTGGTGGGCTTTTTAATATCGGCAAGCACGCAAAGCACGCAGCAGGCGTACGTTGTGATGATgcccctgcctgcctgcctgggaCTCTGGCCGGGAGTTGGGAGGGACGTGTGCTCTAGAACGCTGCCACCTAAACCGCTTGTACGGCCAGCTTTGCGTGCGCTCCGTAGAACGTGGGACGGCCCCTACCTGTAATACACCTGTACGGGCTCACACTTCACCTGTAATAACTATAATCAACAAGGGGATTAGATCGCACACATTCCACACAGAGTACATACATATGTAGCTAATCATCATCAAGGGGATAAGTTCTGTGTGCACTCgctaagattttttttttggggggggggggggggggtgagaaTTGGGTCTGAGATTTCAGAAGGTGATCTTTTTGGTTCTTGCATGCACGGGGACATGCTTTTGGTTTGGACCACCCGGTTGCATGTGTGTGCACTGCGCAGAGACACTGTGGCAGCTATCAGGCTTGCGCCATGCATGTTAATGGCGTCCTGTATCCTGCAGGCAGGTGGTCCAAGCTAGTCGCGAGGTCGTGCGTGAGAGTGGCAGCCGACCGCGACAAGCCAATGGcccggtcgtcgtcgtcgtggggCTGGCCGGCTGGGTTACGGCCGCTAGCAATTGTTCTGCAGCTGTTGGATTCCACGAGCAACGGGAAGCCACTCTGAATTTAATTCCCCCTCTGATATGATCTAGGAGTAGTAGTGTTCCTGTTCAGGGAAAAAAAACTGGTGGTTGGGAGTTTAATTTCTTTGCCCTGATGACGTGGTGCACTTCAATGAATACCATTTGCAATGATAGTCTGATCGATGTGGTGCCCTTCAATGAATACCATGGCCATCTCGGCGAGTAAATAACGGCATGCATGGTGAGCGGCAGCAATGGGGTAGGTCCTGTGTCACTTTCCTCGCCATGCTAATGGTGGTCTAGTCGAGCTCGTCGCTCATGTGTTCTCGTTGTCATGCAGGGCCCTGTTCGGGTGGGATGTTACTTGACAGATCTGACGCAGATCGCGATGGATGGATGGGGCCTCGTTGAATACCTGTTCGCTAAACAGTGGtaataagaagaaaaaaaagcttttgattctctctttaaaAAAACTTTTGATTGGTGGGTCGTGGATCGTGTGCCCTAGTATGTTTCGGCTTTGACaacattatggccttgtttaatttgccaaatttttttgtttgactactgtagtaattttatttatatttaacaattattatttaattaggattaactagtcttaaaagattcatctcataaattacaaacaaattgtataattagttatttttaatctatatttaatgtttaatgtatacgtctaaagattcgatgtgactgaaaatttttggaaataaacaagacctaagactGGCCGCACCGAAATGATAGTAGGGATGAATGTGGTTATTCTTCTCCATCTGTTGCCGAATTTTTTGGGGacaatgtagcattttcgtttgttcgtgttaattattgtccaatcatggactaactaggctcaaaagattcatctcgtaaattttgactaaactgtacaattagtttttaatttcgtttatatttaatactctatgtatgcgtctaaagattcgatgtgacgaagaatcttaaaaagtttttagattttaggtggaagtaaacaaagcctgGGATTTTGGTAGAAAGAGAGAGATATGCGGCAAAGGGCCCAGTGCATGATCGGAAAGATTCTGGGATGCCCAACCCAAGACACTTGGCATGCAATAGTAGGATATGCCGCCATGCCGGCAATGCGTGCGTAGCACCGATCGTATCATGTGATCTGCCATTTCATCAACTAACATAACAGTTGCTCATGGCTCCTTCGTTTTTATATTTTGATACGGtagtactttcatttttattttataaccattgtttaatcatagaataattagacttaaaagattcatctcacgatttacaagtaaactgtgcaattagtttttgttttcatctattttaaatgctccatgcatatactGCAAAATTCGATgcgacgaaaaatcttgaactttttttggtttttgggtaaactaggccttgtttagttcacaccaaaaaaccaaaaaattttcaaaatttcccgtcacatcgaattttacggcacgtgcataaagcattaaatatagtaaaaaaacaaaaactaattatacactgtaaatcacgagatgcatcttttaagtttagttagtctataattagacaatatttaccacaaacaaatgaaaatattacaGCGATCCGAACCCAAAAttattggaaactaaacaaagcctaaacaaggcccaagttttGGAGCCGACCATGCATCTATTTGACTCTGACTATTGACCAGAGCCGTGGATGCATTGCATTTGCACGGCAGCCGCTCAACGTTGGCCATGCGTGCATACCCTGATATAACTCCATCAGTCCCATTGGCCAGCTGACCAGGGGGCTCCGCTCCCCAGCAACGGGACGCCAAGCGGAAGCGCCCGGCACACGTTTGCGCATGCAGACGCCCGGGCTGTGGCTGGAACGGGCTTTGCGCGGGATGCGTGCCGTCCTCGTCCTGTCCCTTCGCCGGCCACGGCCATGCCCTGCGGGCGGACAGCGGCCTGTACGTCTGCCGACTGCCGTCTGCGGACAGTAGTGGCCTTCTTCGAGTTCCCACTCTCCCTCCGCCATTGCACATTCAACCACGGCGCCACAGCTCCTCCTCCCTCCCACTCCCAGTGAAAAAACAACGCTTGGATGCGGAATGCTTCGCAGCTTCGGCGAGTGACTGCACCACCAGTCACGTAGTTACGTCGATCGacggaggccttgtttagttccgaaaagtgaaaagatttaggtgccgtagcattttcgtttgtttgtgacaaatattatctaatcatggactaactagaatcaaaagatttgtctcgtgatttacagctaaactgtgtaattagtttttgttttcgtatatatttaatgtttcatgcatgtgccacaagattcaatgtgacggagaatctttgaaaactttttggtttttaggatgCACGCTATAGATTTTGCTTGCACGTCGTAGGGCCGGGGGGTGTGTGGCAGCGATAGACTcgtagtcgtcgtcgtcgtcctcgccgCGTATGTCGggcatcttaggccttgtttagttttcagaaaattttgcaaaacttttcacattcttcgtcacatcaaatctttaaacgcatgtattgagtattaaatataaacgaaaataaaaactaattgtacagtttggtcgaaattgacgagacgaatcttttaagcctagttagtccataattggacaatatttgtcaaatacaaataaaaatactactttgtcaatttcccaaaatttttcggaactaaacaaggccatccgAGGCTACTTCGCACGTCAGccgtccggccggccggccgtccACGGGCATCTGTCTACGCCTACCTGTAGTCACTGAGCATTTGGCCGGGCCGTACGCACGCTTGCAGCCAGCTTCCCCCGTCCGGCCGGCACCGGCACGGTGGCACGGCCGACCGGCCAATGCCAGTCGGATTCGTCCTCGTCGTCCCAGTAAAACCGTGGCGAGTAACAgtgaaaagtaaaggctagtaTTCCCCCCAGGTTGGGTCACATCGCCGAGTCGGGATCGTTTGGGGGGTTCAGAGATGAGATTGGCCAACCGGAAATGCATCTGTCTGGGTGGGTGTCTCGCCGTCGTCTATCCGTCTCTTTCCAGCTGCCGTTTCCTGGCCGCATCGGTGACGCGCCCAGGCCGGGCTCATGTGCTGCAACAGTGGTACATGTTTGCTGTTCCTCTATAGCTCTACTAGTGCTTATCTCTAGCTTCTCCGATGCAACGCGACGGTGTATGTATCGCAGTATCGGTGTCATGGTGTGGCAGTAGGCAGACTGGGGCGTACTGCTAGTTCAAGTGCAGTGTTTCCGGTGTTCGCTAGCTGACTACTGGTGCCTGTTGGCTAGCAGCAATAATATGCTGGCTGGGAGTGTAAAACGTACCACTACTGGAGGAAAAGCCATACTAGACGAAATTGAGCAGCATTGCATTAttgggcctcgtttagttcaccccgaaatccaaaaagttttcaagattttctgtcacatcgaatcttgcggcacatgcatgaaacattaaatatagacgaaaataaaaactaatcacacagtttgactgtaaatcacgagacgaatcttttgaccctagttagtctatgattgaacaatatttaccacaaacaaacgaaagtgctacagttccgaaaacttttcagttttcggaactaaacaaggccttggataAGGTGAATTTGAGTAGAGGCCAGAGGGAGTGTAAATTCTCTGTTGGGTTCGATCCTTCCAAAGTTCCAAGTCATTTGATCCCCATCCGTCTCGTCCGAATTTATATATCTGATGAAACTGTGCATCGAGAGCAATTGCCACTCGCTCGCTCCGTCACTCGTGCATAGTGTCCGCACTACGCGGTGTATGTCGTCGAGTGCGACGAAGGAGATGTTAGAGAGCGATATTATTGGTGTCTTGTACTCTTGTGTTGTGTCATCAGTCATCGCACGCACGTTGCAGTGTTCAAGCAGACAGATTTTCCAAGAGGGCTCAGGGGTTGGGACCTGTGACCTGTGTCCGCACTACTATTGTTTTTTCTAATGATGAAAATACTTTAATTTGGCAGTTCAACTCTAGTAGAATGTATTCCTCTCAATCCTTGTATAAGATAAATAGTTTTAGAGGAATTACTCCTGTTTGCACACTTGTCGTCTGGAATTTAAAGACTCCACAATTTTTCTTTAGTCGCTATCTAAAAAAAAGTTTTGACTAGAGATAACTTGAGTACTCAAAGACAAAAGTTAGTACGGAACTTGAACATGTTCATCATTTGTTTTTCTATGGTGTTGTTGGTGCATCATTTCAGATATAGCTGGGTTTATCTACGGTTAGGATGCTGCCAAGTTATGGTTAAGTAGCAAGAAGTCGTAGTTGTTAATATCCTGAATTATGCTGCCACGTGGGGACTTTGGAAGCTGAGgaatagtttttattttcagaaTGCAAATTTTAAGCCTGTGGATTAGCTAGTGTGTAGGTAAAGTAAAATTTGTCCTCAACGGCACATGCTCTCATAATGTGAACTACAAGATTCACTCTGAGATTCGCGTTCAATAGGAGAGAGAGACAATTTTCTATTAGTATCTCTTTTGCTggacacaaatcccagagcaaatCGTGTGGTCTACGTTGCGAGGGCATATGCTGTTAGGGCAAAGAAACTGATAGCTGCAACGGTCCAAAGCTAAGCAATTCTATGTCAACGATTGACGAAAAACAAGAACATTCAAACATGAACTTAAtaaatggaaaaaaaaaaacagaatccATGTAGCGCGTAGGCTCCCGTGTTTGTGTCCCATTGATTTTCACCCGGGCGTTATTGGATCAGTTCATGTTAAAGCTGAAAGCCTCTCTGAATTAACTGGCCGATAACCTGACAAAGTCTCAACTCCTTTATAAGCACGCACATGACTGGAACTtgaagtttgtccttgttgacgCAAAGAACGTCCTTTGAAGAAACTGTGAAGAGTGTTAAGTGGTTGGATCTATCTAAGATGGTTCTGAAGGGGTGATAGTGCTTAGTGGTTAATTAGTTGTTTTATTTGGTGTGAGTTTCATGTAATTTCAAGATGAGTCTAGGCATGTTTGGTATAGAAACGTTTTGGATCAATATTCTCTCATTAATCATTTCTACGATGAATTATCATACTATTTGGATGGTATACTAGATTCTTATTCTAAAAGAATTTGGATGGTACACTAGATTCTTAttcggatactaataaaaaacaattatataactCGCCTGGCtacgagacaaatttattaagttaTTTTAatgtgtcattagcacatgtgggttactgtagcacttatggttaatcatggactaattagacttaaaagattcgtctcatgatttataactaaactgtataattacttttctcttcgtctatatttaatgctccatgcatgtgtcaaagATTGGATGAGatgtgtaaaatattttttaggTGTGCACTAAACTGGGCCTAACACACCAAGGCTTGTGCGCCGCCCCTACTTTCTGACTCTTCATGTCACTGCCACAGTGGTATGTAGTGATACTGTACAAGCAAATGCAAGCATGCAACCAAAAGTTTTCGTGTTGAAGAAGACCAGGGACCTCATACATATGTAAAAGCTCATCCGGATATGACAATTTGTGGCCCAAACTGCTGCAGAAAATAGTGTTAATGCCAGGATTCCTTCGGGGGACCGTGCTCATTAATCCTGTTACAGGTCCTATGATCAGAAACTGCCTTGGAACTTTGCTTGTGGCCCTCATTGCAACTTCAAGTGCGCAAGACACCAACCGAAACGCTCCAGCAAATTGCCCATGTCATTCTGAATTTCTTGTGCGCGATCGAGAAAAATGCCATTCTGAATTACTAGTACAAGATGTCTAACTTGGTTTGGGCCACAGGTCGCTTAATGTTCTTGAAGGCGCTGTTTCCCCAGAGCGACTGACCCGTCCAGATACATGACTATTTTTTAGGCCCATAATTCTTTCATAGAGGCCGGCCCACCCAAGATCCAAAGACCGCTTGAAGCCCCGGAGTTTGCAACGTCCTGTCCTGTGTGTACACGAGTTTTACTTGGGCCATGTTTAGTCCAGAAGAtacctaaaaattttcaagattcttaatCGCATCAAATTTTACAGCACTTACatatagcattaaatatagacgaaaacaaaaactaattataaaatttgcttgtaatttgtaagacgaatattttaaatctagttagttcataattagacaatatttatcaaatacaaacgaacttGCTACAATattcaaaaccaaaaaattttatcAACTGAATAAGGCcataattgatttttttttttagaaaaaaacacAATGTCGGCAGCGCATGCGTGTGCTGGGCAAGGGcagtggattttttttttccaaaaaaaagggCAACGGGAATTTTTTCTATATAGAACAATCGGCGTGTGCGGTGGTGGATGACGCAGGAGGAGTAAATGCACGGCACCGAAAAAGCATGCAGTCCAGGCACTCTGCGTTTCCCGAGAAGGGAAGCAAAGATGAGGTCGACAGACAGTTATAACGTGGAGTTGACACAGCTTCAGGAAGGAGGAGGAACGACCTCACATGATTTCGGCGGCAAATGGTTGTTGCTGCCGCTGCGCTCCGTGCGTGTAAcgtcaacaacgtatgccaatTGCGTTGGGAACGAGCGGCAGGGCACACCGCCGAACCCAGCGCGAGGCCAGCCCAGCCGCATGGGCTGCATTGCATAGGCCAGCCGCAGGTTGCCGACCCCCAACTTGCAATCGTGCATAGCGCCAAGATGTTGCGCGTTGCGGCGTTGGCAGACAACCTGCGGACTCCGGTGGCGGGGCGGGGCGGTGCGGTGCGGTGCTCGCGCAGCAGCAGCGTCCTCTGCTCAAACAAACTTGCTCGAAAGACTACTCGCGCTCTTAATCTTATCGCTGCTTAGGATTAGTTGCCACCGTAGAACATCTGGTGATTCTTTTGTTTGTTTCGAAAGCAGCCATGGCTTTGATTCAGCGCCGCGGTGGACACTCGCTCCATCCCATCTGCTTGCGTCTGCGGCTTCGTCAGGCCTCAGGAACCAAGCTGGATCCTTTGATCTGGAATTGACGAGGCTGCATTATTCTAGTGCAAACTGCCTCCTGAGAATACTGCATcgtgaaatatatatatatctttagaTTTTAGTTTGGTGATGATTATAATCTGATGAAATTCTGAATGATGCCGGCCGGAGCGTCAATAATGGAAGCCTGCTGTGTTTGTGCACCAGTAGTTGGCGGCATGGTGTGGCGTGTGATGAACTTGGCCGGACCAACCGCTGAACCGACGAGACTAGTTACTTAATTAGTTAGCGACGGATTAGGCGAGAGTGAGACATGACTCTGTGTCCCTTGTGTTGGGATGTATTGAACAGAAGATTCAGTGTATAATGGATCTCTAGTCGTGTCCTTCTCCTTCCTTTGCCAGACTCTCACTTGGCGTTCTACCTACACCACAGAAACATTAACATGATCTAAGCGAAATTAGACCACCGATCTGGTAGCGGAGAAATACGTGGGCGATTTTGTCCGAGTTGTAGTCAGTATATGCAAGCGTCACAACGGCACCTGCATCGCTACTGCACTAATTTTATTGGACCACAAAACACAACGCGAAACTTAACATGGACAGCGCATACGTAGATGTCAGTGTCACACTCACATCAGCCCCACTAGTATGGCACCTCAGCTCGTCTAGTATTGTGGAGTGCTACTATTACTCCTGTTGTCGCTAACCTCGAACGGTCCAGCCAGTGGATGTCACGCTCGCAAGTCACACGCGCAACCCCCAACCCCACACGGCTAATtccaaatagaaaaaaaaatctttaaaaaaaaaaacaacacggGTCTGCAACTCCGCATTTGTTAGTACCATCACCGATCGTCCTCGTATATATCATATCATCGTCACGCCCTCCGTGTCCGTGTTATCGTCCCTCACCGCGCACCACAGGGCGCGTGGACGCGAAGCCGCTCCTCTCCCGACATCCGCGTTTGTCAACGCTTTTGCTCCACCCACGCCGGCCAACGGCTTCACCGATCGCAAGGTGAGGTCGCTCTCGCTCTTCAGGCTGCTGCAGCGACGGCTCGTGACGACGAGCCCATCGCTGACTACAGTTACAACCGCAAGCAAATCCACGAAACCAACCGCGGGCAGCCGCCGGCTCTCTACTAATCTAGTAGAAGAAAAACGGACCAGCAGGGGAAACTAGCCTGGGCGTCACGCAACgtgcccgcgcgcgcgcgccagCGGCACGGGatttttctctatttttctCCCTTCGTCGGCTGACTCTGTCTGTCACGATTGCGGCGCCGCGCCGTCACGGCCTCGGTCACGCACCACGCACCACGCACGGGCCGGGGCTTGCTTTGCCGCGGCAGGCAAGGTCGCCGTCGCCCGCACCGCACCGCACGCGAGACGCGGCCGTCGCTTTTACCGCATCGTTCCCAGGATCGGCGGGCGAGGGCGAAGGAAAGGATCTGGATTCTGGACGGTTTTGGCTCCacgtcggccggccggcgcgCCTGTCGTGCGGACGGCACGGGCGCTCCGGGCCAGCTGCTTTCTTCCGGCCGTCTACGCGAACCCGTGCTAGCTGGAGATTTGCCGGCCACCACTCTCACAGCCACTGACTCGACGGCTCGCCGGCCGGCCGTCAACGGCTCGTCAAAGATTTCCGCCAGCTGCCACATGTCATCCTGCCACGCCTCACAGCCCTGAGTCTTAACTGGATCGGATGAACGGATCGGGTCAAATGAT
It encodes:
- the LOC8064132 gene encoding uncharacterized protein LOC8064132, whose translation is MVVQVMPPPLLMVGRQQPRWWWWRGSSGSARSTTLGGVAVVVALLVSLCFIGSRFTGTQLGGCSTLAALASSDSGRTTVAAAAGAAHPGGQVVATDETQEERVYYIIARRRRRLLSGGLGSHPPRCTTKCGSCNPCYPVHVSVPPGVLVTTEYYPEAWRCKCRNQLYMP